ACGTCACCCCTTACCTGCCGGAAAAAATGGTCGAAGGCTTGATGCATGTCTGCATGACAAACTTTCCCAAGGGCAGTCAAAGTGCTTGGTTTAAGCCAAGAAGCATCGACGGTTGCTATCAAAAACACCAGGACAAGGCGGGTAATAAGAAGGCAGCCGGTGCCATTTATGTGGCCTGCCAGGCTTATCATCAGGATGTGACAAACGTTAGTCGCTATTAATTGCTCCCATCACAACGCAGCTGAGCAGGGCCGGGCATAGCCGTCCATATTGGCTAAAACACTGCGCTACAGCGACTATTTAGTTTTTATGGCGAATAATGGCAGCCCCATTATTCGCTTTTTTTTGATTAAAACTTGACGGTTTCGACCATTATTCATTGTCATGATGGAGGCTATAGATAGCATGGGATTTAGTTATAGTGGGTAAAGCGCTATTATTCTTTCCAACATCACAGCGACTAAAAATTCAGCGCTGAGTCACCTACTGTTAATTACACTCTGGAAGGAAATGATCATGTCAAACTACAGTCAAGACATCGATGCAGCAGCAGCCACAATCGATACAAAGGGCGCATCTTGGGATGCAATTAACCCTGAGTCAGTTGCTCGCATGCGTACTCAGAACAAATTCAAAACTGGTTTAGACATCGCCAAGTACACTGCCGATATCATGAATGCAGATATGGCAGCATTCGATGCCGATTCTTCACAGTACACTCAGTCACTTGGCTGCTGGCACGGTTTTGTTGGCCAACAGAAAATGATCTCTATCAAGAAGCACTTCGGTGGCAAGACTGACCGTCGTTACTTGTACCTGTCAGGATGGATGGTTGCTGCACTGCGCTCTGAGTTTGGTCCTCTTCCTGATCAATCAATGCACGAGAAGACTTCTGTTGCTTCTTTGGTTGCTGAGCTTTACACCTTCCTACGTCAGGCTGATGCACGTGAACTAGGCGGTCTTTTCCGCGCACTAGACGCTGCTACAGAAGCTGGCGACACAGCTGAAGCTGCTAAGATTCAAGCTGACATCGACGGTCACGTGACTCACGTTGTGCCAATCATTGCCGATATCGATGCCGGTTTTGGTAACGCTGAAGCGACTTACCTGATGGCCAAGCAAATGATCGAAGCCGGCGCTTGCTGTCTACAGATCGAAAACCAGGTTGCCGATGAGAAGCAATGTGGTCACCAGGACGGTAAGGTTACTGTACCTCACGCTGACTTCCACTCTAAGATCCGCGCACTACGTTACGCCTTCCTAGAACTGGGTGTCGACAACGGTATCATCGTTGCTCGTACTGACTCTGAAGGTGCTGGTCTTACTAAAGAAATCGCTGTTGTTAAAGAGCCAGGCGATCAGGGCGATCGTTACAACTCTTTCCTCGATGTTGAAGAAATCGACGTTTCTGAAATGGCTGAAGGCGATGTTTGCTTCAACCGTGACGGCAAGTTGGTTCGTCCTAAGCGTCTTCCTTCTGGTCTTTATCAGTTCCGTCAGGGCACGGGTGAAGAGCGTTGTGTTTTTGACTCTGTTGAAGCGATCAAAGCCGGCGCTGACCTTATCTGGATCGAGACAGCAACACCAAGCGTTGCCGATATCGCTGGCATGATGAACGAGGTTCGTAAAGAAATCCCAGATGCTAAGCTGGTTTACAATAACAGCCCATCATTCAACTGGACACTTAACTTCCGTCAGCAAGCTTACGACCGTTGGGTTGAAGCGGGTCAAGACGTTGCTGCATACGATCGTAGCGACCTAATGAACGCCAAGTATGATGATTCTGAATTGGCTGCCGATGCAGACGATAAGGTTCGTACTTTCCAGGCTGATACCGCTCGTGAAGCGAATATCTTCCACCACTTGATCACACTACCGACTTACCACACAACAGCCTTGTCTGTTGATAACTTGGCCAAGGAATACTTCGGCGAAGCAGGTATGCTGGGTTATGTTGCCGGTGTTCAGCGTAAGGAAATCCGTCAGGGTATTGCCTGTGTTAAGCACCAGAACATGTCAGGCTCTGACATGGGTGACGACCACAAAGAATACTTTGCTGGTGAGAACGCACTGAAAGCAGGTGGT
The sequence above is drawn from the Sinobacterium norvegicum genome and encodes:
- a CDS encoding isocitrate lyase, with translation MSNYSQDIDAAAATIDTKGASWDAINPESVARMRTQNKFKTGLDIAKYTADIMNADMAAFDADSSQYTQSLGCWHGFVGQQKMISIKKHFGGKTDRRYLYLSGWMVAALRSEFGPLPDQSMHEKTSVASLVAELYTFLRQADARELGGLFRALDAATEAGDTAEAAKIQADIDGHVTHVVPIIADIDAGFGNAEATYLMAKQMIEAGACCLQIENQVADEKQCGHQDGKVTVPHADFHSKIRALRYAFLELGVDNGIIVARTDSEGAGLTKEIAVVKEPGDQGDRYNSFLDVEEIDVSEMAEGDVCFNRDGKLVRPKRLPSGLYQFRQGTGEERCVFDSVEAIKAGADLIWIETATPSVADIAGMMNEVRKEIPDAKLVYNNSPSFNWTLNFRQQAYDRWVEAGQDVAAYDRSDLMNAKYDDSELAADADDKVRTFQADTAREANIFHHLITLPTYHTTALSVDNLAKEYFGEAGMLGYVAGVQRKEIRQGIACVKHQNMSGSDMGDDHKEYFAGENALKAGGAKNTSNQFS